From a single Lewinella sp. LCG006 genomic region:
- the tsf gene encoding translation elongation factor Ts yields the protein MSVTAADIKKLRDMTGAGMMDCKNALNEAEGDFDKAIETLRLKGQKVSAKRADNDANEGAVVALVSDDKTRGVIVKLSSETDFVSKNQEFVDGVNAIAEAALKAFPASKEELMEAAAGTSTVASLLNDLLTKFTEKMELTYERLEAAVVAPYIHMGNKAGVIVGLSSTGDAVYEAGRDVAMQVAAMKPVAVDENGVDQSIIDKEIEIGMELARQEGKPEAMLDKIAKGKLNKFFKDNTLLNQMFVKDNKQSIADYLNSVEKGLTVTDFKHVTIG from the coding sequence ATGAGCGTAACTGCTGCTGACATTAAGAAACTGCGCGATATGACTGGCGCAGGTATGATGGATTGTAAAAATGCCCTGAACGAAGCTGAGGGTGATTTTGATAAAGCTATTGAAACCCTTCGCTTGAAAGGCCAGAAGGTTTCTGCTAAGCGTGCTGACAACGATGCCAACGAAGGTGCTGTTGTTGCGCTGGTAAGCGATGACAAAACCCGTGGCGTAATCGTGAAGTTGAGTTCTGAAACTGACTTCGTTTCCAAAAACCAGGAATTCGTGGATGGCGTCAATGCTATTGCGGAAGCTGCACTGAAGGCTTTTCCTGCAAGCAAGGAAGAGTTGATGGAAGCTGCTGCAGGCACTAGTACCGTTGCATCTTTGTTGAACGATTTGCTGACGAAGTTCACGGAGAAGATGGAATTGACTTACGAGCGTTTGGAAGCTGCGGTTGTAGCTCCTTACATTCACATGGGCAATAAAGCTGGTGTTATCGTAGGTTTATCTTCTACCGGTGATGCCGTATACGAAGCTGGACGTGACGTAGCTATGCAAGTAGCAGCCATGAAGCCAGTGGCAGTAGATGAGAATGGTGTAGACCAGTCGATCATCGATAAAGAAATCGAGATCGGTATGGAGTTGGCTCGCCAGGAAGGTAAGCCAGAAGCTATGCTGGACAAAATTGCCAAAGGCAAACTCAATAAGTTCTTCAAAGACAATACTTTGTTGAACCAGATGTTTGTCAAAGACAACAAACAAAGTATCGCTGATTACTTAAACAGCGTTGAAAAAGGCCTTACGGTTACGGATTTCAAACACGTAACGATAGGTTAA
- the pyrH gene encoding UMP kinase: MIKYRRVLLKLSGESLMGDQGFGIDSKMLQHYAEQVKELIGLGVEVAIVIGGGNIFRGLQAQDSGIERVQGDYMGMLATVINGMALQSSLENNGVYTRLISALTINQVAEPYIRRRAIRHLEKGRVVIFSAGTGSPYFTTDSAAALRANEIGADVILKGTRVDGIYSADPEKDPTATRFDELTFAKVISEGLSVMDMTAFTLCQENNIPIIVFDINDPRNLKRIVEGERVGTLVEG; encoded by the coding sequence ATGATCAAATATCGTCGTGTACTCCTTAAACTTAGCGGAGAATCCCTCATGGGAGACCAGGGGTTTGGTATTGATTCCAAGATGCTGCAACATTATGCAGAGCAAGTAAAAGAACTCATTGGACTTGGCGTAGAAGTTGCGATCGTGATTGGCGGAGGCAATATTTTCCGGGGCTTACAAGCCCAAGACTCTGGTATTGAACGCGTACAGGGGGATTATATGGGAATGTTGGCCACGGTGATCAACGGAATGGCACTGCAGAGCTCGTTGGAAAACAATGGCGTGTACACACGCCTGATTTCAGCATTAACCATCAACCAAGTTGCGGAGCCTTATATCCGACGCAGAGCTATCAGGCACTTGGAGAAGGGGCGGGTGGTCATCTTTAGTGCAGGTACGGGAAGCCCTTACTTCACGACTGATTCCGCTGCTGCGCTACGAGCCAATGAGATCGGTGCTGACGTTATCTTGAAAGGTACCCGCGTAGATGGTATCTATAGCGCCGACCCCGAGAAAGATCCTACCGCCACTCGCTTTGATGAACTGACCTTTGCCAAAGTGATCAGTGAAGGTCTTAGCGTAATGGATATGACTGCTTTCACACTTTGTCAGGAAAACAATATTCCAATCATTGTTTTTGATATCAACGATCCTCGCAACCTCAAGCGAATTGTAGAAGGCGAGCGGGTAGGTACTTTGGTGGAGGGGTAA